The Candidatus Thiothrix anitrata genome includes the window TTTACAAAGCACCAGTCGGGCGATTGGCACGTTGACTCAGCATTTAGATGGTGTTTTGGGGCGCAATGAAAAGGGTTTGAATGCCACCGTGCAACAAGTCCAGACGACGTTATCCGCGTTGCAACAAACCGCAAAAAGCATCGACACGCTGGCGCAAAACCTTGATCAGGTGGTGGTGGATAACGAGGGCAGCATTCAAAGTTTGCTGTCAGAATCGCGCACAATGGCAGCAAGTTTGCGTGAGTTGGGCGATAGTTTGAAACAAAACCCGTCGCAAATTATTTACCAACCTGCACCGCAGGGAACGGAGTTGCCGCCATGAAATACTTGTGGTTATGGTTAAGTTTGGTGGGTTTATTGGCGGGGTGTAGCGCACCGTTGAAAAGCGATTTACCCGCTGAACAGGTGTACCGCCTTGCACCAGTGATTGATATTTCCGCACGACGTTTGCCGCTGACGCTGTATGTGCCGCCGCTTACTGCAACACCCGCGCTGGATTCCGCACGGATTAGCCTGATTAAACCGCCGTCACAACAAGATTTCATTGCACAAAGCCGTTGGCCTGATGAGTTACCTAGCTATTTACACGCGCTGATTTTGGAAGGGTTGGCGCGTAGCGAAGGCTTTCAAGCGGTCTCGGAACAACGTTTGGGACACGACGCATCACTGAAATTGTTGTTGCGTGTCACCGATTTTCAGGCCGAATATTCAGCCGATGGCAAAGAGGAAGCGACGATTGTGGTCGGCATTACCGCAACGTTATTAACCGGAAAAGACTCGCACTTACTGAAACAGCAACATTACGAAGCCCGCCAAACGCACGTCGCGTTACGCACTGGCAGCATCGTGGCGGCAATGAATCAGGCATTGGGCGAGGTCATGGCGGCGTTGCTGGTGGATTTACAGCGGGCGTTGTAGAGCCGATTGCAGTGCGGATTCCGCCACCGGATAGCGCAATACCTGATGAATCGGGAACAATTCCAGCAATTTATCCACATACTGCACTTCGCTTGGATGTACAAACACCAGCACTTTGGTGCACGGTGAAAAACGTTGTAATGCCCGCAGCGTCACGTCCAGATTGCACACATTCGCCCCGGCGTAGTTGTTGCCAAAGCCGTAGATAAATTCCCCCACCAGAAAATCCGGCTGCTGCGTTTGCAACGCTTTGTGCAGCTTGCGGGCAGCGGTAAAGCGTTCTTCTGTTAGGCCAAGTTGCTGATACAACGCACTGAAGTTGGGGTGCATCGGTGATTCGATCAAAGAAAAAAGTGTCGGCATGAAGGCTTCGTTAACGTTGCAATTGCAGGAGAAAGTCATTTTCTAAGGTGATAGATAGACGAAAACCCATCTGTTTTAGCTGCGCTAACAAGTCGATGGCTTCGGTTTTCAGGATATGCCCACGTCGGTAGTTCAGCAGCAATACACCCAGCAAGCCGATAATTTTCAAGCCCATATTTTTGGCAATCTTGCGCCCCTTTTTCTCGTCAATCAGCAACAGCCATTGTTTTTCTTGGGCGAGTGCCACGGCTTCCGCTTCGCCATAGTCGAGCGTTCCATCCAATAATGCCAGCAGGCTGTGATTGGTGGTGGCAACAACGGTGAAGGTGGGATTTTCCAGCAACAAATGGATAGCAGCATCTTCCTTTGCCATGATTTCTTGTCGTACCCGCTGGGGCACATGAATTTGTTGGAAAAGATTGCTGAGCAAGTCCAAACGCCCCAGTCGTGCCGCCATAATCAGGCTACTGCTGTCACTGATAATGGCTTGGCTCATGCAAGGGTTTCCAACGTGTCCAATTCATCCGCTAAGTCGTAGTCCAATACGGGGATGTTCAATAGCGCAAGTAACTTCACCGTATCGGAATAAGATTTGTCCAAAGCACGGGCAAGCTGCCCCAATGACAATCCACTGTCAGCATACGCACGGGTCAAAAGCCATGTTTTTAAACCCAAATCAAACAAAGGATCATCCAGCGCGGTGGTGAGTGCGAAGGGCTTGCCACGTTTGGAAATCAGTAAGTATTCCTTAGCATCCATTGCTTTGGTTAAGACGGAAGGGTTCGTTTTCAGTTCTTTAATGCCGATAGTCTGCATGGGAAATTCCTTAAGTGCTACCATTAGGTAGAACTTTAGCAGTTTTGGCACACGATTGCTTCAGTCGCTGCCAATTATTGTCTGATAGGGCATAATGCCCCAATCCAAGACAACCGGAGAATAATAAAGATGCAATACAGGTTGAGTGATCATGCTAAGAAACGCCTTCAGCAGCGGGGTATCAAGCTGGAGTGGATTAGTGCCGCGCTGGCGTTTCCTGATCAGACCGAAAATGATCCCGAAGACGGTACACTTGCCCATGTGCTGAAAGAAATTCCAGAGAAAGGTTTCAAGCGGCTGCGGGTCATTTACAATGAATCCATTGAGCCTGTTACCATTGTGACAGCCTATTTTGAATAAAGGGTGACACCATGAAAATCGAATTTGACCCAATGGCGGACGCGATGTACATCCAGCTTGCCGACGGTGACGTGGCAAAAACCGAAGAAGTTAAACCTGGCATGATGTTTGATTATGATGCAGCGGGTAATGTGCTGGGTATCGAAGTCCTTTATGTCAGCAAACGTGCTGAACTCCCTCTGAAACAGGCAGCATAACAACATGGCAAACAATCACCTTATTCCACGCCACCGCACCGTTCCTGTGAAGGTTGGCAATGTCACCGTTGGTGGCGATTATCCGGTCGTGGTGCAATCCATGACCAACACCGACACGGCGGATGCTATCCGCACCGCAGCACAATGTGCGGAACTGTTTCACGCAGGCTCAGAGTTGGTACGTATCACCGTCAATTCCTTGGAAGCCGCGCAAGCCGTCCCCGAAGTGCGTGAACGCCTCGATAAAATGGGCTGTAATGTACCGCTGATTGGCGATTTCCATTTCAACGGACACAAGCTGCTCACCGCCGTGCCCGAATGTGCGCAAGCCCTCGCCAAATACCGCATCAATCCCGGCAATGTCGGGCGCGGCAAAAAGCGGGACGAGCAATTCGCGCAAATGATCGAATTCGCCTGCCGCTATGACAAGCCGGTGCGCATCGGCGTGAATTGGGGGTCGCTCGATCAGGAATTGCTGGCAAGAAAGCTCGACGAAAACAACCAACGTGCGCAACCGCTGGAACTCTACGATGTGATGCACGCCGCGCTGATCGAATCCGCGCTGACCAGTGCTGCCAAAGCCGAAGAATACGGTTTGCCGCACGATCACATTATTTTGTCGTGCAAACTCAGTG containing:
- a CDS encoding DUF2283 domain-containing protein, with amino-acid sequence MKIEFDPMADAMYIQLADGDVAKTEEVKPGMMFDYDAAGNVLGIEVLYVSKRAELPLKQAA
- a CDS encoding DUF3368 domain-containing protein, encoding MSQAIISDSSSLIMAARLGRLDLLSNLFQQIHVPQRVRQEIMAKEDAAIHLLLENPTFTVVATTNHSLLALLDGTLDYGEAEAVALAQEKQWLLLIDEKKGRKIAKNMGLKIIGLLGVLLLNYRRGHILKTEAIDLLAQLKQMGFRLSITLENDFLLQLQR
- a CDS encoding ABC-type transport auxiliary lipoprotein family protein; the encoded protein is MKYLWLWLSLVGLLAGCSAPLKSDLPAEQVYRLAPVIDISARRLPLTLYVPPLTATPALDSARISLIKPPSQQDFIAQSRWPDELPSYLHALILEGLARSEGFQAVSEQRLGHDASLKLLLRVTDFQAEYSADGKEEATIVVGITATLLTGKDSHLLKQQHYEARQTHVALRTGSIVAAMNQALGEVMAALLVDLQRAL
- a CDS encoding DUF4258 domain-containing protein, with amino-acid sequence MQYRLSDHAKKRLQQRGIKLEWISAALAFPDQTENDPEDGTLAHVLKEIPEKGFKRLRVIYNESIEPVTIVTAYFE
- a CDS encoding type II toxin-antitoxin system Phd/YefM family antitoxin, which codes for MQTIGIKELKTNPSVLTKAMDAKEYLLISKRGKPFALTTALDDPLFDLGLKTWLLTRAYADSGLSLGQLARALDKSYSDTVKLLALLNIPVLDYDLADELDTLETLA